Proteins from a single region of Carassius gibelio isolate Cgi1373 ecotype wild population from Czech Republic chromosome A5, carGib1.2-hapl.c, whole genome shotgun sequence:
- the sat2b gene encoding diamine acetyltransferase 2b isoform X2, with amino-acid sequence MKFNICAAKPEDCKDIARMIMELAVYEKMPDQVKISYKELEKDGFGPNPFYQCLVAEVPEEHKSKDGHTKVGYALFFYTYSTWKGRTVYMEDLYVMPEYRGMGKALMATVAKVAKEQHCVRLQFSVLDWNKPSLDFYLSKGAEDLTAKEGWHFLRFHGIALDNLAQEAP; translated from the exons ATGAAGTTTAATATTTGTGCAGCCAAACCTGAAGACTGTAAAGATATAGCGCGCATGATTATG GAATTGGCCGTTTATGAAAAGATGCCCGACCAAGTGAAGATATCCTATAAAG AGTTGGAGAAGGATGGATTTGGCCCCAATCCTTTTTACCAGTGTCTTGTAGCGGAGGTACCTGAGGAGCACAAGTCTAAAGATG GACATACCAAGGTTGGCTATGCTCTCTTCTTCTATACATACAGCACTTGGAAAGGGAGGACTGTGTATATGGAAGATCTGTATGTGATGCCAGAGTACAGAG GCATGGGAAAGGCTTTAATGGCAACTGTTGCCAAA GTGGCTAAAGAGCAGCATTGTGTGCGTTTACAGTTCTCTGTATTAGACTGGAACAAGCCCTCCCTAGACTTTTATTTGTCTAAAGGTGCAGAGGACCTTACAGCTAAAGAGGGATGGCATTTTCTCCGCTTTCATGGAATAGCTCTGGATAATCTAGCACAGGAAGCACCTTAA
- the sat2b gene encoding diamine acetyltransferase 2b isoform X1, which yields MKFNICAAKPEDCKDIARMIMELAVYEKMPDQVKISYKELEKDGFGPNPFYQCLVAEVPEEHKSKDGHTKVGYALFFYTYSTWKGRTVYMEDLYVMPEYRGKGMGKALMATVAKVAKEQHCVRLQFSVLDWNKPSLDFYLSKGAEDLTAKEGWHFLRFHGIALDNLAQEAP from the exons ATGAAGTTTAATATTTGTGCAGCCAAACCTGAAGACTGTAAAGATATAGCGCGCATGATTATG GAATTGGCCGTTTATGAAAAGATGCCCGACCAAGTGAAGATATCCTATAAAG AGTTGGAGAAGGATGGATTTGGCCCCAATCCTTTTTACCAGTGTCTTGTAGCGGAGGTACCTGAGGAGCACAAGTCTAAAGATG GACATACCAAGGTTGGCTATGCTCTCTTCTTCTATACATACAGCACTTGGAAAGGGAGGACTGTGTATATGGAAGATCTGTATGTGATGCCAGAGTACAGAG GTAAAGGCATGGGAAAGGCTTTAATGGCAACTGTTGCCAAA GTGGCTAAAGAGCAGCATTGTGTGCGTTTACAGTTCTCTGTATTAGACTGGAACAAGCCCTCCCTAGACTTTTATTTGTCTAAAGGTGCAGAGGACCTTACAGCTAAAGAGGGATGGCATTTTCTCCGCTTTCATGGAATAGCTCTGGATAATCTAGCACAGGAAGCACCTTAA
- the naa38 gene encoding N-alpha-acetyltransferase 38, NatC auxiliary subunit — protein sequence MATESEENGTEMQTEVEASAYLLARCKLENLLNKSMRIRMTDGRTLVGLFLCTDRDCNVILGSAQEFLKSTDSFAQGEPRVLGLAMIPGHHVVSIEVESESLQMTTHGL from the exons ATGGCAACAGAAAGCGAAGAGAACGGCACGGAAATGCAAACTGAG GTTGAGGCGTCAGCTTATTTGCTTGCTCGGTGTAAGCTGGAGAACCTCCTCAATAAGAGCATGAGGATCCGAATGACAGACGGGCGCACGCTGGTGGGTCTCTTCCTGTGCACAGACAGAGACTGCAACGTCATCCTGGGATCTGCACAAGAGTTCCTCAAATCCACAG ATTCTTTCGCACAAGGTGAGCCCAGGGTGTTGGGACTGGCGATGATCCCTGGCCATCATGTGGTTTCTATAGAAGTCGAATCTGAAAGCCTTCAGATGACCACCCATGGACTCTGA